The following DNA comes from Caulobacter mirabilis.
ATGATGTAGGGCGTCCCGCCGGCCTTGCGCACGGCCTCGGCCTCGGCGAGCAGTTCGGCGTTCATGTCGGTTCCGGCGACGACGGTCCGGATCTGGGCGCCCAGCAGGCGGTCGAGCAGTACGTTGCCGTTCCAGAGGTAGTCGTCCGCCTGGTTGCCGGTGCGGTTCTCCAGGATGATCCGGCAGCTCATGCCGAAGTTGGCCGCCGCCGCCGCGGTCTGGCGCACATGGTTGGACTGGACCGCGCCCTGGGTGATGAGGGTGTCGGCGCCCTGTTCCAGGGCCTCGCCGAGCAGGAACTCCAGCTTGCGGGTCTTGTTGCCGCCGCCGGCCAGGCCGGTGCAGTCGTCGCGCTTGATCCACAGATCGATGCCGAGCTCGGCGCTCAGGCGCGGCGCGGGTTCCAGCGGCGTGGGCAGGTGCGCGAAGCGGGCGCGAGGGAACTTGGCGAGGTTCATGCGAATCCTGTGGCGCAACTGTGTTATGCTGCCTTCATACACCAGCACGCAGCGAGGCGACGCCATGTCTCCGAAAGTCGTGTTCGCGTTCCTAGTCTTCGCCGCCGCCCTTCTCCTGCCCGCCGGAGCTGCTTCGGCCGCCGCCTTCGTGCTCGGCGGCGGCATGGCCAACGCCTGCTCCCAGGCGGCCATCGCCGGGCGGGATGACCGCGCCTCGATCGAGGTTTGCACCCAGGCCCTGGAAAGCCAGCCGCTGCTGCGTCGCGACCGCGCCGGCACCCTGGTCAACCGCGGGGTCATCCAGCTGCGCCGCAAGGCCTACGCCGAGGCCGGCCGCGACTTCGACGCCGCCCTGGCGCTGGAGCCGGGACTGGGCGAGGCCTTCGTCAACCGCGGCGCCGCCTTCATCGCCCAGCGGCGCTATCGCGAGGGCGTGGACCAGATCGACCGCGGCCTGGCGCTGGGCCCCGACGAGCCGGAGAAGGCCGATTTCAACCGCGCCCTGGCCTGGGAAGGCCTGGACGACATGAAGGCCGCCTGGCTCGACTACCAGAAGGCCCTGGAGCTGCGACCCGACTGGGACGCCCCCCGCCAGGAGCTGACGCGGTTCACGGTGGCGAGGCCTTAGGGCCGGGGACATGCTCCGGCGAAGCCGGTGCGTGTCCCATGATCGCAAGTCCAGGGGACACGCACCCTTCGGGAGCATGTCCCCATCCGTTGCTGAGACGATCCGCGCGCTCGCGCGTTAGACAGGCGGACCCCATCTGGAGCGGATGATGCGCGCCGCCGCGACCGTGTTGCTGACTGTCGTTCTGGCCGGGCCGGCCCTGGCCCAGGCCGATCCCGCCTGGGAGCGCCAACGGGCCGCGGCCCTGCAGGCCCAGCGGGACGCAGAGCGCGACGCTCTGGCCTGGCGGCTGGAGGCGGAGGCTCGCCGCCAGCGCGCCCAGACGGAGGCGACCCTGCGGTCGATGCCGTCGGACGCCTTGGCCGGCGGCCCGTCGGCGACGCTGCCGCGCCGGGCGCCCTCGACGATCGAGATGGCGCCGCCGCCGGAGCGTCCGACGCCCGCGCTGACCGCTGACCAGGCGCGCATGGACGCCCTGATGGCCGAGGCCATGGCCCGCTCGAACGCGCGGGTGAAGGCGATCGCCGGGAGCAGCGACAGGCGCTAGACGCGGGCCGCCGTTTGGGGGCAGCCTGAACCTACGGATCCAAGGGAGGAGACGCCCATGCGCTGGGAAGGCGGCAGGCGATCGGGGAATATCGATGATCGGCGCGGGATCGGGCCGGTCGGAGCGGTCGGCGGGATCGGTGTCGGCGGCATCGTCGTCGCCCTGATCGGGATCTTCGTGTTCGGCATGGATCCGGGCCAGGTCATGAACATGGTCAGCGAGGGCGGCGGGACGGGGGCCCAGGTCCAGCAGCAGGCCGGCAAGCAGGGCAGCCCGCAGGACCAGGCCGGCGCCTTCGTCGACGTGATCGAGACCTCGACGACCGACGTCTGGAGCCAGCTCTTCCAGCGCGCCGGTCAGCGCTACGCGCCGCCGGAGGACGTGGTGCTCTACGACCAGGCCACCGGCACCGGCTGCGGAACCGGCCAGGCGGCGATGGGGCCCTTCTACTGCCCGAACGACCGCAAGGTGTATCTGGACCTCAGCTTCTGGAACGAGCTGGAGAGTCAGTTCGGAGCCAAAGGCGAGTTCGCCCGGGCCTATGTGATCGCGCACGAGGTCGGCCATCACGTCCAGAACCTGACCGGTTCGCTGCGCAACAGCCGCGGCGGCAGCGGGGCGGAGAGCGGCGCGGTCAGGGTCGAGTTGCAGGCCGACTGCTACGCCGGGGTCTGGGCCGCCCACGCCGGCGCCGCGTCCGGCGGCAGGATCACGCTGGAGCAGGGCGACCTGGAGTC
Coding sequences within:
- the ypfJ gene encoding KPN_02809 family neutral zinc metallopeptidase — encoded protein: MRWEGGRRSGNIDDRRGIGPVGAVGGIGVGGIVVALIGIFVFGMDPGQVMNMVSEGGGTGAQVQQQAGKQGSPQDQAGAFVDVIETSTTDVWSQLFQRAGQRYAPPEDVVLYDQATGTGCGTGQAAMGPFYCPNDRKVYLDLSFWNELESQFGAKGEFARAYVIAHEVGHHVQNLTGSLRNSRGGSGAESGAVRVELQADCYAGVWAAHAGAASGGRITLEQGDLESGLGAASAVGDDTIQRRTQGRVVPDAFTHGTAEQRMRWFRVGYESGDPGQCDTFKARRL